In the Armatimonadota bacterium genome, AGGCCTACAACCTGATCCCGGTGTTGACTGCACTGGAGAACGCCGCCTTCGTCCTCGAACTGCAGGGGCGTCCCCGCAGGGAGCGGGAGGAGCGCGCCCGCCGCGCCCTGGGCGACCTGGGGATCGGCGAACTGTGGAACCGGCGGCCCAACCAGCTCTCCGGAGGCCAGCAGCAGCGGGTCGCCGTGGCCCGGGCCCTGGCGGCCCGTCCCCGGCTGATCCTCGCCGACGAGCCCACGGCCAACCTCGACGGCGCCACCGGCGGCGCCCTCATCGACGAGATGCGGCGCCTGAACCGCGAGCACGGGGTGACCTTCCTCGTCGCCACCCACGACCCGCGCCTGCTGGAGCGGGTGCGGCGGATCGTCCACCTCGAGGACGGGCGTGTCGTGCGGGACGAGACGCGGGAGGCGGGATGACCTTCCGGGAGAGGCGCGGGCCCGCGGTCCCCCTCGCCGCCTGCGTCGCCGTCGCCGTCTTCACCGCCGTGTGGCTCTCCGCGCCGGCCTCTGAGGCCTCCGCCGCCTCGTCCGTCGAGTTCACCACCGTCACCTTCCTGCAGTCCGGTGCGCCGGCGACCTGGTTCCTCCGCGGCCTGATCCACCTGGAGCGCCGGGCCGCGCTGGGATCCGACGCCGTCACCCTCACCCTGGATCCCGGCGTCCTCCTCGATCTCAGCGGGCTCGGATCGACCCGGTGGTCCTGGGGCCTGACGGAGGCCTACCTCCGGCACCGCCGCGGGCCGTACGAACTGCGGGCGGGCGTGGAGCGCCTGCCGCTGGAGAGCGCGCGTCTGATGATTCCCTTCTCCGTCGAACCCGTGGATGCGCTCGGAACCAGACTCGGTCGCGCCGGACTC is a window encoding:
- a CDS encoding ABC transporter ATP-binding protein → MEPLIKVRGLTKVYRTDGQQTPALRGVDLEIAPGEFTAVAGPSGSGKSTLLHLIGGLDHPTAGEVWLEGQRIDRLDHNRLAELRLRHFGFVFQAYNLIPVLTALENAAFVLELQGRPRREREERARRALGDLGIGELWNRRPNQLSGGQQQRVAVARALAARPRLILADEPTANLDGATGGALIDEMRRLNREHGVTFLVATHDPRLLERVRRIVHLEDGRVVRDETREAG